Proteins encoded together in one Miscanthus floridulus cultivar M001 chromosome 16, ASM1932011v1, whole genome shotgun sequence window:
- the LOC136513232 gene encoding uncharacterized protein, with amino-acid sequence MAIEADAAAATAAGSVSETAPMSPAAEAAAGPARPRGWLRKLIPRDYHLPRSSRRWRLAAPSAAGASRLASSLSRSLRWKRLPGLSSLTLRSGSAAAVVDAVAFRVMYVVEAVVLGLALSCFFLCCGCHL; translated from the coding sequence ATGGCCATCGaggcggacgcggcggcggcgacagcggCGGGCTCGGTTTCTGAGACGGCGCCCATGTCCCCGGCCGCCGAGGCGGCGGCGGGCCCGGCGCGCCCGCGCGGGTGGCTGAGGAAGCTCATCCCGAGAGACTACCACCTGCCCCGGAGCAGCCGGCGCTGGAGGCTGGCCGCCCCGTCCGCCGCCGGCGCGTCCAGGCTCGCCTCGTCGCTGTCTCGCTCCCTCAGGTGGAAGCGCCTCCCGGGGCTCTCCTCCCTCACCCTGCGCAGCGGCTCCGCGGCGGCCGTCGTCGACGCCGTCGCGTTCCGCGTCATGTACGTCGTCGAGGCCGTCGTGCTGGGCCTCGCGCTCTCCTGCTTCTTCCTCTGCTGCGGCTGCCACCTCTGA